A region of Heliangelus exortis chromosome 4, bHelExo1.hap1, whole genome shotgun sequence DNA encodes the following proteins:
- the POMK gene encoding protein O-mannose kinase, which translates to MEKKPHFFRREFPPREVSSVSLVLLLAAVLLLNAFLYLYLNKFYIASRRTEADPNLCPFGYFKLGTVKNCSPWLSCEAIKREVRKLKCVGEGAVKKVFLSEWKENKVVLSQLTNSELKEDFLHGLKMLKALQSKHIVRLLGYCEQQFTILTEYHPLGSLRGLNETLHMPRYKAMNTWHRRFMLAIDYMSIIRYLHSSPLGTLVMCDSNDLDKVLSQYLLTTDFHILVNDLDALPLVNKSAGVLVKCGHRELRGEFVAPEQRWPYGEEVPFRDDLMPPYDEKTDIWKIPDVSNFFLGHVEGSDIVRLHLFDIHAACKKKDPAERPSAQEVLDTYRKVLTLLIREAAMPGTREML; encoded by the exons atggaaaaaaaacctcacttctTTAGGAGGGAGTTTCCTCCCAGGGAGGTGTCGTCCGTCTCCTTGGTGTTACTGCTTGCGGCCGTCCTGCTCCTTAATGCCTTTCTCTACCTGTACCTCAACAAGTTTTACATAGCTTCGAGGCGCACCGAAGCAGACCCCAACCTCTGTCCTTTTGGGTACTTCAAACTGGGAACGGTAAAGAATTGCTCCCCGTGGCTCTCCTGCGAAGCCATAAAGAGAGAAGTGAGGAAACTCAAGTGTGTAGGTGAAGGCGCTGTGAAGAAG GTCTTCCTTTCTGagtggaaggaaaacaaagtggTCCTTTCACAGCTCACCAACTCGGAGCTGAAGGAGGACTTTCTCCACGGGCTGAAGATGCTGAAAGCACTTCAGAGCAAGCACATAGTCCGGCTGCTTGGCTACTGTGAGCAGCAGTTCACAATCCTCACCGAGTACCATCCTCTAGGCTCCCTGAGGGGCCTGAATGAAACTCTCCACATGCCCAGGTACAAGGCCATGAACACCTGGCATCGCAGGTTCATGCTCGCTATAGACTACATGAGCATCATCAGGTACCTGCACAGCAGCCCTCTGGGCACCTTGGTGATGTGTGACTCAAACGACCTGGACAAGGTCCTCTCTCAGTATCTCCTAACAACTGACTTCCACATCCTGGTGAATGATTTGGACGCTTTGCCTCTTGTGAACAAGAGTGCTGGGGTGCTGGTGAAGTGCGGTCATCGGGAGCTCCGGGGTGAGTTTGTAGCTCCTGAGCAGCGTTGGCCCTACGGAGAAGAGGTGCCGTTCAGGGATGACCTCATGCCTCCCTATGATGAGAAAACAGATATCTGGAAAATCCCAGATGTCTCCAATTTTTTCTTGGGCCACGTTGAAGGAAGTGACATTGTGCGGCTGCATCTGTTTGACATCCATGCAGCGTGTAAGAAGAAGGACCCAGCTGAAAGGCCTTCTGCACAAGAGGTCTTGGACACCTACAGGAAGGTTTTGACTCTGCTTATCCGGGAAGCAGCCATGCCTGGTACCAGGGAAATGTTATAG